A window of Hymenobacter siberiensis genomic DNA:
CGTCCCCATGAAAACCCTCTATCTCCTTCGCCACGCCAAATCCAGCTGGAGCTTCGATGAGCTCAGCGACCAGGAGCGCCCCCTCAACGACCGGGGCCGCGACGATGCCCCCCTCATGGGTCAGGCCCTGGCCAAGCGCCGCATTTGCCCCGATATCGTGGTGAGCTCGCCGGCCGTGCGCGCCATGAACACCGCCGTGCTGGTGGCCCGCGAAATGCAGTACCCGCACGATAAAATCAAGGTCGAGCCCGGCATTTACGGGGCCGACGTAGACGATTTCCTCGCCATTATCAAAGACTTGCCCGATTCGGCTGCCTCGGCCCTGGTGGTGGGCCACAACCCCACCATCACCGAAACGGCCAACGAGCTTTCGCCCTCCAGCCTCAACGAAATGCCCACCGCCGCCGTGGTCTGCCTGCGCTTCGCCTGCGAGCACTGGGCCGAAGTGAGCAAGGTGAACGCCGAGTTTTATTTCTACGACTACCCGCGCAACGCGGAGTAGGGTTTGGGTACTCTACCCTACTATTTTTAGTAATTGATTTTTAGCAAGTTGCCTCGTAATCCAGTTCAGTAGCGTTTCAACCAAGCGGGCCAATGGGTCCTCGGGCAGGGTCAGCGGGCGGGCGAGTTGGCGGAGCAGATTGAGGCCGTGGCGGCTCAGGCTGGCGGCCCGGTAGCCGTGGTTTTTGCGGGCAATGGGCTGGCGGCCGCCGTGGGCGGCCGCGCCCACGCCCAGACAAAACGCGTAGGCCAGGCTGACCAGGGCCACGAGCTTGCGCAGCTTTTGGAAACAGCGCAAGTGGGTGGCTTCCAGGTTAAAGCCCCGCCCTTTCAGATTTTGAAAGCATTGCTCAATCGTCCAGCGCTTGGCATAGAGTTGCTCGAGGTGGTTCAGACCGGCCGTGGCAAACAGGAAGACAAACGCGTCCGCCGCCACGGCCTTGACCCAGACCTGCCCCCAGACTCCGTCGACCTGCACGTGGGCGAAGCGGCGCAC
This region includes:
- a CDS encoding SixA phosphatase family protein, whose protein sequence is MKTLYLLRHAKSSWSFDELSDQERPLNDRGRDDAPLMGQALAKRRICPDIVVSSPAVRAMNTAVLVAREMQYPHDKIKVEPGIYGADVDDFLAIIKDLPDSAASALVVGHNPTITETANELSPSSLNEMPTAAVVCLRFACEHWAEVSKVNAEFYFYDYPRNAE